GAATGAAATCATTCCTCCGAAGTCATGCATTTGACCGCTGGCAATTTCGTGATTAGGATGCGTTTGAAATCCGGGCCAAAATACTTTATTTACTTTTGGATGAGATTTTAAGAAATTGGCCACTGCTGCTCCGTTTTCGCAGTGTCGCTGCATTCTTAAGTGCAAGGTTTTAATTCCTCTCAATACTAAGAAACAATCTTGTGGACCAGGGACGGCTCCGCTGGCATTTTGAATAAATTTTAGTCTGTGAGCTAATTGCTCATCATTTGTAGCCAATGCCCCCATTATGACATCCGAATGACCACCAATATATTTAGTAATTGAATGCATGACTAAATCTGCACCTAATTCCAAGGGATTTTGTAAGTAGGGTGTAGAAAAAGTATTGTCTACTGCTAACAAGACCTTACGTTTTTTTGCTATTTCAGAAACTGCCTTAATATCAATGATATTCATCATTGGATTAGTGGGTGTTTCTACCCAAATTAATTTTGTTTTGTCTGTAATATGTTGTGCAATCGTAGCTGCATCTTGCATGCCAATAAAATTGAAATGGATGCCAAAATCCTTAAAAATATTAGTGAATATTCTATAGGTACCCCCGTATAGGTCATTAGTACTTACAACTTCATCGCCAGGCTTTAATGTTTTGATTATTGCATCAATGGCTGCAAGTCCTGAAGCAAAACAAAATCCAAATTCAGCATTTTCTAAAGCAGCAATGCTTTTCTCTAACGCTGCTCTTGTGGGGTTTTGTGACCGACTGTATTCATATCCTCTATGTTGGCCTGGAGCGGATTGAACATAGGTAGATGTTTGGTAGATTGGCGTCATGATGGCTCCTGTAGCAGAATCTGGTTCTACTCCTGCATGAATTGCTTTAGTACCAAATCTGTACTTACTAGACTTGCTCATTAGTTACTTTTTTAATTTTGAAATTAAAAATAAACCTTATTTTCTGGTTGATGTCGAAAAGTAATTTTTCAATTTTTCAGAAATCTGATTCTTCTCTTGATATTCTGGAGATAACGAGGGCTGCCCAGGGAAGTTTTCCATGTGTAAAGTTTGTGTTGGGAATGCAAAATTAATTCCTAGCTCCTTTGCTAATTTCATTATACTCAAAAGGACTTCTTCCTTATGTTGCAATTCTTCTCCCCATGTTGGCACATCAAAGAAGATATAAAACATGATATCCAAGGAATATGCCGACATGTTATTGAAACGGATGTGATACATGTCTTTCCAAGTTTTGGGATGTTCTTCAACAATTTTCTTTAATCCATCTGTAAATGCCTCTATTAAATGAGCAGGGGTATCATAAGTAATAGTAATTGTAGTAAAAAATCTTCTATAATTCCTTAAACCATGATTGTCCACAGCCATATCAGCTAGTTTACCATTGGGTACAGTAATCAAGGAGTTTCTAAAAGTCCTGACCCTAGTTGAGCGGAAACCGACTTCTTCAACTGTTCCGTCAATATCCCCAGCAGTTACCCAATCACCGATTTGGAAAGGTTTGTCAAATAGAATCATTAGCGATCCAAAGAAGTTTTTGATGGTGTCCTGAGCGGCCAAAGCAAAGGCTAAACCACCTATCGATATACCGGCCAACAATGCTGTTATATCAAATCTTAGATTACTTAAGATGTAAAGGAATCCAATTATCACCACAAAAATCTTGAGTATCCTTTTAAGAATGGGGACAATTTGGTCGTCCATCGTAGTTTCAGTCTGAGCGGCTTTTTTCATTAAGTATTCGCCCAAGATATCAACTAATTTATAAGCCATCATTGTACCAAATAATGGTAAAAGTGCCCTCAATAATAAAATAAAGTAATGATTAAAAGTGATTGGTAGTTGTAGGACAGGGACTAGAATTATGAGAATCCCGACAATAACAAGCAAGCTGAAGGGTTTTGCGACTGGCATAATATACTCGTGCGCAATATTCCCATATCCTTTATTACTGAGGAGTTGGTATATTAACCAATCGAAAAACCAGCTCAGTAATTTATGTATAACGACACAAATGATAATGAGTAAAAGGATACTGATGTACTGCCAAGCATGTAAACCCATTATTTTCTGAGTTCCCATTTTGGGTAAAATATTCATCAGTTTGTCCGTACCAAAAGGATAAACTCTTTTATGTAATTCTGGAGTTTTCTCTATAGTCTTTTTACTGAAATACCATTTCTCATTACTTCTCTCCAAGTAAATCTCGGGAAACTCTACTTCAGATATGTAATATCTCCTCTTGTCGGTAGAATCGGCATAATTAGGATTGTCTGGGATATCGTCAACGTCAATCAATACTCCTGCACCATCCAAAACTTGTTTTAATTGAGTAACGATTAGTTTTTCATCTTTTCCTTTTAAATATTCTGGATTTAAGGTTTTTGAAGCAATTTCAGGGTGAAATTCATCTTCCTGCAGATTTTTAAGAAACGTATTGATTGTTGCTTTTGGCGAAGATAAGCTATTAGGCCCTAGTGCTTTCTCCTTATTGTCCTGCCCGCTTGTAAGTTGTGATAAAAATATGAATATGATTAAAAAGTACTTCATCCCTATATATTGAATTTTAGAATACTGAAAGTGTTTTTATGGCATTTATAGACATGCACTTCGTTATCCTTATTGTAATAGATCATGGCAATTTCATCTGCGCTCTCAATAGGTTGCTGATTTATGAGTTGACCTTC
This is a stretch of genomic DNA from Marivirga harenae. It encodes these proteins:
- a CDS encoding cystathionine gamma-synthase, with protein sequence MSKSSKYRFGTKAIHAGVEPDSATGAIMTPIYQTSTYVQSAPGQHRGYEYSRSQNPTRAALEKSIAALENAEFGFCFASGLAAIDAIIKTLKPGDEVVSTNDLYGGTYRIFTNIFKDFGIHFNFIGMQDAATIAQHITDKTKLIWVETPTNPMMNIIDIKAVSEIAKKRKVLLAVDNTFSTPYLQNPLELGADLVMHSITKYIGGHSDVIMGALATNDEQLAHRLKFIQNASGAVPGPQDCFLVLRGIKTLHLRMQRHCENGAAVANFLKSHPKVNKVFWPGFQTHPNHEIASGQMHDFGGMISFSLKENTKEAATEILKRFKLFTLAESLGGVESLSGHPATMTHASIPKAERDKIGLSDSLIRLSVGIEDIEDLIYDLKQALS
- a CDS encoding mechanosensitive ion channel family protein; this translates as MKYFLIIFIFLSQLTSGQDNKEKALGPNSLSSPKATINTFLKNLQEDEFHPEIASKTLNPEYLKGKDEKLIVTQLKQVLDGAGVLIDVDDIPDNPNYADSTDKRRYYISEVEFPEIYLERSNEKWYFSKKTIEKTPELHKRVYPFGTDKLMNILPKMGTQKIMGLHAWQYISILLLIIICVVIHKLLSWFFDWLIYQLLSNKGYGNIAHEYIMPVAKPFSLLVIVGILIILVPVLQLPITFNHYFILLLRALLPLFGTMMAYKLVDILGEYLMKKAAQTETTMDDQIVPILKRILKIFVVIIGFLYILSNLRFDITALLAGISIGGLAFALAAQDTIKNFFGSLMILFDKPFQIGDWVTAGDIDGTVEEVGFRSTRVRTFRNSLITVPNGKLADMAVDNHGLRNYRRFFTTITITYDTPAHLIEAFTDGLKKIVEEHPKTWKDMYHIRFNNMSAYSLDIMFYIFFDVPTWGEELQHKEEVLLSIMKLAKELGINFAFPTQTLHMENFPGQPSLSPEYQEKNQISEKLKNYFSTSTRK